The nucleotide sequence GCGGGAGCTACGGCAGCGGCATGATGGGCGGCGGCTGGGGCCTCTTCGGCGGCGCGATGGGGTTCTGGGGACTCCTCTGGATGGGGCTCCTCATCGCCGTCCCGCTCTACCTCGCCTATGCGCTCCTCAACCGAGGATCCGGTGGGAACGAAGAGCAGTCGCTGTCGGTTCTCCGTGAGCGCTACGCCCGCGGGGAGCTCTCGGATGACGAATTCGATCAACGGCGAAATCAGCTCGAACGCACCGGATGACTGGAACAGTTGCTGTTCCAGCCGGTACATCACACTCCCAACGCCCACCGTTGCGGTACCCAACCGTTAACCCCACGGACGGGGTATAATATTCCATGGAATACACAATACAGACATCAGTCACTGGCGAATTCGACGACGTCGTTAAGGCAACGAACGCTGCACTCACAGACGGGGGATTCGGCGTCCTCTGTGATATCGACATTCAGGCAACACTCAAGGAGAAGCTTGGCGAAGAGTTCCGTCAGTATCGCATCCTCGGTGCGTGTAATCCCCCGCTGGCATACGAAGGCTTGACCGAGGAAATCGAGCTCGGTGCGCTCTTACCCTGCAACGTCATCGTCTATGAGACCGATGACGGCGACATCGTGGTAAGTGCGGTCGATCCGGAGCAGTTGGTCGGGATTGCTGATAACGACGCGCTTGATTCCATCGAAACCGAGGTCACTGAGCGATTCGATCGTGTACTGGCAGCCGTTAGAAATGAGTTCGACCCTGCGTCGGAGGCCTAATCTTCGATGGCTTCATCGAATCAACTGGACACAACGACGGTGCTGCTCCTGATTCTCGGAGCGTTCATCCTCTTTCCGTTGCTCACGATGGGGATGGGGTTCGGCGGGATGATGGGATACGGGGGAATGATGGGCCAGTACGGTAGTACCGGCAGCTGGTGGCCCGTTATCGGAATGCTCGTCCCACTCGCCTTCCTCGTTGCGCTTCTCGGCGGTGGCTATCTCCTCTTTAGACAGGTGAGCGAAACACAAGCATCTCACAATCCCGCGATGGAAGAATTACGTCTGGCGTACGCCCGTGGCGATCTCACGGACGAAGAGTTCGAATCCCGCCAAAACAATCTAAAACAATCAGAGTGACCTCCCTCTAAGGTGCCAATGGCATCACACGTAGTTACCCTGTACGTCGACGGCTTCGCGCTGGTCGGGCTTGGCGGCCTCCTCGAAGGCGTACTCTTCGAACTCCTCCAGGTGTCAATCTTCGAGGCGGGATTCGTCGCAGCACTCATCACTGCGGCCGGGATGCTGTCAATCCTCTACGCCCTGTATGCCCGAACCTAAGTATTCGAGACGCCCATTTGAAAACGGCCTCTGTGCGTCATACTTGGTTCGAAGCCGATACTAATCGGACTGGTCTCGTTCTCGATAGTGGAGGGTCACAGGAGTATTATCTCCGTATTCGTCGTACCATAACGTATGATTCATAGTGCGAGCGCATACCCGCGTCTTTAGGCGCGGGAGGAGGTCAAGAATCTTACCGGAGTGTTCGGCGCGATCGTTCTCCTGTTTCCCGACCTGTATCGGAGATTTGCCACCGCGCTTCTGTACAAACGTCCGGAGTCGATAGAATGGAACGCGCGACTCCGCTCG is from Haloprofundus halophilus and encodes:
- a CDS encoding SHOCT domain-containing protein; this translates as MTQPPTHIGRTARRLAILAVPLLVAVTGTATAHGGGSYGSGMMGGGWGLFGGAMGFWGLLWMGLLIAVPLYLAYALLNRGSGGNEEQSLSVLRERYARGELSDDEFDQRRNQLERTG
- a CDS encoding DUF302 domain-containing protein, with amino-acid sequence MEYTIQTSVTGEFDDVVKATNAALTDGGFGVLCDIDIQATLKEKLGEEFRQYRILGACNPPLAYEGLTEEIELGALLPCNVIVYETDDGDIVVSAVDPEQLVGIADNDALDSIETEVTERFDRVLAAVRNEFDPASEA
- a CDS encoding SHOCT domain-containing protein, giving the protein MASSNQLDTTTVLLLILGAFILFPLLTMGMGFGGMMGYGGMMGQYGSTGSWWPVIGMLVPLAFLVALLGGGYLLFRQVSETQASHNPAMEELRLAYARGDLTDEEFESRQNNLKQSE
- a CDS encoding DUF7521 family protein; this encodes MASHVVTLYVDGFALVGLGGLLEGVLFELLQVSIFEAGFVAALITAAGMLSILYALYART